The proteins below are encoded in one region of Sphingobacterium sp. R2:
- the rhaM gene encoding L-rhamnose mutarotase, with the protein MEKIAFKMKLKPGMSAEYKRRHDAIWPELITLLRENGVSDYSIFLDEETDTLFAVQYLAGHSSQELGKEAIVQQWWDYMCDIMEVHADHSPVSVSLEKVFHMD; encoded by the coding sequence ATGGAGAAAATAGCATTTAAAATGAAATTGAAACCGGGAATGTCTGCGGAATATAAGCGGAGACATGACGCGATCTGGCCAGAATTGATAACCTTATTACGCGAAAATGGGGTGTCTGATTATTCCATTTTTTTGGATGAGGAGACAGACACTCTATTTGCTGTTCAATATTTAGCAGGACATTCGTCACAAGAGTTGGGTAAGGAAGCTATTGTTCAGCAATGGTGGGATTATATGTGCGATATCATGGAAGTACATGCCGATCATTCTCCAGTATCGGTCAGTTTGGAAAAAGTATTTCACATGGATTAG
- a CDS encoding glycoside hydrolase family 88 protein, which translates to MKIFNTYTATLMIAFFLSACSSTKKVVEQKQELAAVDVLQSLQLTNRYFMNKWTDTGKPIYTNRWRPSNIWTRAVYYEGLMALYQIDKNNEYYNYAVDWGNKHDWGMRNGLETRNADDQACGQTYLDLYEIEAKPERIQKIKANIDYIIKSGKVDDWTWIDAIQMAMPIYAKLGVMTKDQTYFDYMYKMYHHSKTREGGGLYNKADKLWWRDKDFVPPYKEPNGEDCYWSRGNGWVVAALVRVLSLIPENEAHRAEYMSDYKAMMEALVPIQRPDGFWNVSLHDPTNFGGRETSGTALFVYGMAWGINNGFLDAKIYRPVVEKAWKAMTAEAVHPSGFLGYLQGTGKEPKDGQPVSFSSQPDFEDYGLGCFLLGGTEVYKMLSR; encoded by the coding sequence ATGAAAATATTTAATACGTATACAGCCACTTTGATGATTGCGTTTTTCCTTTCAGCATGTTCATCGACGAAGAAAGTTGTCGAACAGAAGCAGGAATTAGCCGCTGTAGATGTACTTCAGTCGTTGCAGCTGACCAATCGTTATTTCATGAACAAATGGACAGACACCGGTAAACCGATCTATACCAACCGTTGGCGGCCGAGCAATATCTGGACCCGAGCCGTTTATTACGAAGGGCTCATGGCACTTTATCAGATTGATAAAAATAACGAATACTACAATTATGCTGTGGATTGGGGAAATAAACATGACTGGGGTATGCGCAACGGTTTGGAAACTCGAAATGCCGATGACCAAGCTTGTGGGCAGACCTATCTGGATCTCTATGAAATTGAAGCGAAGCCTGAGCGTATCCAAAAGATTAAAGCTAATATAGATTACATTATCAAATCTGGAAAAGTAGACGATTGGACCTGGATTGATGCCATACAAATGGCCATGCCAATTTATGCTAAACTGGGGGTAATGACGAAGGATCAAACTTACTTTGATTACATGTATAAAATGTATCATCATTCAAAAACGCGAGAAGGTGGAGGCCTCTATAATAAGGCCGATAAACTTTGGTGGCGCGATAAGGATTTTGTTCCTCCTTACAAGGAGCCGAATGGTGAGGATTGCTATTGGTCACGTGGCAATGGATGGGTTGTGGCAGCTTTGGTTAGGGTACTCTCTTTGATTCCGGAGAACGAAGCACATCGTGCCGAGTACATGTCGGATTATAAAGCTATGATGGAAGCACTTGTTCCTATTCAAAGACCGGATGGATTCTGGAATGTCAGTCTACACGATCCGACTAATTTTGGTGGGCGTGAAACTTCAGGCACTGCACTGTTTGTCTATGGTATGGCCTGGGGCATCAATAATGGTTTCCTAGATGCTAAAATATATCGACCTGTTGTAGAAAAGGCGTGGAAAGCAATGACAGCAGAAGCGGTACACCCTTCTGGTTTTTTGGGCTATTTACAAGGAACGGGAAAGGAACCTAAGGATGGTCAGCCGGTCAGTTTTTCAAGTCAACCGGATTTTGAAGATTATGGGCTGGGATGTTTTTTGTTGGGGGGTACAGAGGTTTATAAAATGTTGTCCAGATAA
- a CDS encoding sulfatase-like hydrolase/transferase: protein MKKFTFPLAIFFLLTLFKVHAQQRPNIVLILADDMGYADLGCFGSEIQTPNLDKMAKEGIKMTNFYNASRCCPSRASLLTGLYPHQAGVGDMMNKRPFPAYQGYLNRNSVTLAELLKSAGYGIEGAAVSSTPFKKFKHWEFEGGNANSFIAYGPKFLPQGKQFDRPAHLIDIMPTLAQWSGANYPKNYAGNTIKPM, encoded by the coding sequence ATGAAGAAATTTACCTTTCCTCTGGCGATCTTTTTTCTGTTGACCCTATTTAAAGTGCATGCACAGCAACGGCCCAATATTGTGTTGATTCTGGCCGATGATATGGGCTATGCTGATTTGGGTTGCTTTGGTTCTGAAATTCAGACTCCAAATCTGGATAAAATGGCAAAGGAAGGGATTAAGATGACTAATTTTTATAATGCTTCGCGTTGTTGTCCATCACGTGCTTCTCTATTGACCGGATTGTATCCGCATCAGGCAGGTGTGGGCGATATGATGAACAAGCGTCCTTTTCCTGCCTATCAGGGCTATTTAAATAGAAACTCGGTCACATTGGCCGAACTATTGAAAAGCGCAGGTTATGGAATCGAAGGCGCTGCAGTGAGCAGTACGCCTTTCAAAAAGTTCAAGCATTGGGAGTTTGAGGGTGGCAATGCAAACAGTTTTATCGCTTATGGGCCCAAGTTTCTGCCGCAAGGAAAACAGTTTGATAGGCCAGCCCATTTGATCGATATCATGCCAACCTTAGCACAATGGTCGGGAGCAAACTATCCTAAAAATTATGCCGGTAATACGATTAAACCGATGTAA
- a CDS encoding rhamnogalacturonan acetylesterase, translated as MKLKLLPWAAVLFAVISMSFLEKQHKPTLFIIGDSTVKNGQGNGANGQWGWGSLIGQYFKLDKINVKNRALGGTSTRTFYNNPKLWQRILDSIQPGDFVLMQFGHNDSSPIVDTLRARGTIKGNGDDYQEVYNPLLKQHEVVYSYGFYLRRFVKNIQDKGAVAIIGSPIPRNAWDGNQVRKSDYAIWAEEAARQSGAFFIPLQDLVIAQYETLGKKKVETEFFDPKDATHTIKAGALLNAKLVAEQLKKQTKIGLKKFM; from the coding sequence ATGAAATTGAAATTGTTGCCTTGGGCTGCGGTCCTTTTCGCTGTAATCAGTATGTCTTTTTTGGAAAAACAGCATAAACCGACCTTATTTATTATTGGTGATTCCACCGTAAAAAACGGACAGGGAAATGGGGCCAATGGACAGTGGGGCTGGGGAAGTTTGATCGGTCAGTATTTTAAATTAGATAAAATCAATGTCAAGAATCGTGCTTTGGGGGGAACAAGTACACGGACATTTTATAACAATCCAAAACTTTGGCAGAGGATACTGGATAGCATACAGCCGGGCGATTTTGTGCTTATGCAATTTGGACATAATGATTCAAGTCCTATTGTGGATACGTTACGTGCTCGTGGAACGATAAAAGGAAATGGCGACGATTACCAAGAAGTGTATAATCCATTGCTGAAACAGCATGAAGTAGTCTATAGCTATGGTTTTTACTTACGTCGATTTGTGAAAAACATTCAAGATAAAGGAGCGGTCGCGATTATCGGTTCACCCATTCCACGCAATGCTTGGGATGGAAATCAAGTTCGTAAATCGGATTATGCAATATGGGCTGAGGAAGCTGCCCGGCAGAGTGGTGCTTTCTTTATCCCATTGCAGGATCTCGTGATTGCCCAGTATGAAACATTGGGAAAAAAGAAAGTAGAAACGGAATTTTTTGATCCTAAAGATGCGACCCATACAATTAAAGCCGGTGCTTTGCTGAATGCTAAACTCGTTGCTGAGCAATTGAAAAAGCAAACCAAAATCGGATTAAAGAAATTTATGTAG
- a CDS encoding rhamnogalacturonan acetylesterase codes for MKHTIKWIGMALTAVLLISFAKQQDRPTIYLIGDSTVRNSNKEYWGWGTLLPELLDTTRIRVDNHAMAGRSTRTFVKEGRWAKVDSLFKPGDFLLIQFGHNEGSKPDTSKQGYRGVLRGIGKDSVVLDWGNGTKEAVYTYGENLRRFVIEAKKKGVRPILLSMIPRNQWDNQGKVKRADNDFGLWARQIAEEQGIPFLDLNSITADKYDQLGAERVKSNYFPGDHTHTNKAGARENALSVIEGFRRIKSQLVQYIK; via the coding sequence ATGAAGCATACAATAAAATGGATAGGGATGGCGCTAACAGCCGTTCTTTTGATATCTTTTGCAAAACAGCAAGATAGACCTACGATTTATCTTATCGGTGATTCGACCGTTAGGAACAGCAATAAGGAATATTGGGGCTGGGGTACCCTGCTTCCTGAATTATTGGATACGACAAGAATCCGTGTAGACAATCATGCGATGGCGGGGCGTAGTACACGAACATTTGTCAAAGAAGGAAGATGGGCAAAAGTTGATTCTTTGTTCAAGCCGGGAGATTTTTTATTGATTCAGTTTGGCCACAACGAAGGCAGTAAGCCCGATACCAGCAAACAAGGCTATCGGGGTGTGCTGCGGGGCATTGGCAAGGACTCCGTTGTGCTGGATTGGGGAAATGGAACGAAGGAGGCCGTGTATACTTACGGTGAAAACCTGCGCCGTTTTGTGATTGAAGCAAAGAAAAAGGGGGTAAGACCAATTTTGTTATCCATGATTCCGCGCAACCAATGGGATAATCAAGGTAAGGTGAAACGGGCCGACAACGACTTTGGCTTGTGGGCTAGGCAGATTGCAGAAGAACAGGGCATTCCTTTTTTGGATCTGAATAGTATTACCGCAGATAAGTATGATCAGCTTGGTGCTGAACGGGTAAAATCCAATTATTTTCCAGGTGACCATACGCATACGAATAAAGCTGGAGCAAGAGAAAATGCATTGTCTGTAATCGAAGGATTTCGGAGAATTAAAAGCCAATTGGTACAATACATTAAATAA
- a CDS encoding rhamnogalacturonan lyase — translation MKTKLVLLTVALIGSLSVSGQRKMEFLDRGMVAVKTTDNAVFLSWRLLGTDDFDTAFAIYRKERNGQLKKLNPSPLVKGTNFVDDHVDLDQDVTYILNIVTGSKEKEVAKLTLSKDQKVQQYLNIPLRTPKGYTPGDISVGDLDGDGSYELIVHQTGVGHDNAHNGITSEPIFQAYKLDGTFLWEINLGKNIREGVHYTQFMVYDLDSDGRAELVCKTADGTKDGLGNVIGDAQADWRDTVLNSRTVGRILKGPEYLTVFDGLTGKALSTVDYQPERGALSSWGDTNANRSDRFLACVAYLDGVHPSVVMTRGYYERTALAAWDFKDKKLVNRWVFDSKVRKDPYSGQGYHNLTVADVDQDGKDEIVFGSMVIDDNGRGLYSTGLGHGDALHVGDLDPDRPGLEIFGIHELKGGRKGTGVALLDAKTGAILFKSAIDQDIPRGVAANIDPDHKGAYLWWLGSRDMYDTKGNRVGTAPRSTNFLIWWDADLSRELLNSNYIEKYKNGKIERIFTAIGASSINGTKSTPNLSADIFGDWREELILRADDNQSLRIYTTTIPTTQRAYTLMHDPQYRLSIAWQNVGYNQPPHTGYYLGVGMDRPVSPNIQLVKPARTK, via the coding sequence ATGAAGACAAAACTTGTTCTTTTGACTGTGGCGCTGATCGGTTCCCTATCCGTCTCAGGTCAACGTAAAATGGAGTTTTTGGATCGGGGGATGGTGGCTGTAAAAACGACGGATAACGCTGTTTTTTTAAGCTGGCGTTTGCTTGGTACTGACGATTTTGATACAGCCTTCGCAATTTATAGAAAGGAAAGGAATGGTCAGCTGAAAAAACTGAACCCTTCACCTTTAGTGAAGGGAACTAACTTCGTGGACGATCATGTCGATTTGGATCAAGATGTTACCTACATTTTGAATATAGTAACCGGAAGTAAAGAAAAAGAAGTTGCTAAATTGACCTTATCGAAAGATCAAAAAGTACAGCAATACTTAAATATTCCCTTACGTACTCCCAAAGGATACACTCCGGGTGATATTTCTGTAGGTGATTTGGATGGAGACGGGAGTTACGAACTGATTGTTCATCAGACGGGTGTTGGACATGACAATGCACACAATGGGATTACTTCGGAACCTATTTTTCAGGCATATAAACTAGATGGTACTTTTCTCTGGGAAATCAATTTGGGTAAAAATATCCGGGAAGGAGTACATTATACCCAATTTATGGTATACGACCTCGATAGTGACGGACGTGCGGAGCTAGTCTGTAAAACGGCCGACGGTACGAAAGATGGACTGGGAAATGTCATTGGTGATGCCCAAGCCGATTGGCGTGATACCGTATTAAATTCGCGGACAGTTGGTCGCATATTGAAAGGACCTGAATATTTAACCGTATTTGATGGATTGACGGGCAAAGCGCTGAGCACGGTAGATTATCAACCAGAACGTGGAGCGCTAAGTTCATGGGGAGATACAAATGCTAATCGAAGCGATCGATTTTTAGCTTGTGTAGCCTATTTGGATGGTGTACATCCAAGTGTCGTGATGACGCGGGGATATTATGAACGGACAGCTCTGGCAGCGTGGGATTTTAAAGATAAAAAATTAGTGAACCGCTGGGTATTTGATAGCAAAGTTCGTAAAGATCCTTATTCCGGACAGGGATATCATAACCTTACGGTCGCGGATGTTGACCAGGATGGCAAAGATGAAATTGTGTTTGGTTCGATGGTTATTGATGATAATGGCAGAGGTCTATACAGTACAGGACTGGGACATGGCGATGCGCTGCATGTTGGCGACTTAGATCCTGATAGACCCGGCCTGGAGATCTTTGGAATCCATGAACTGAAAGGAGGGCGGAAAGGGACCGGCGTGGCTTTGTTGGATGCCAAAACGGGGGCAATATTGTTTAAAAGTGCAATAGACCAAGATATTCCCCGCGGTGTTGCTGCAAATATAGATCCCGATCATAAAGGGGCGTATCTGTGGTGGCTGGGATCTAGAGATATGTACGATACCAAAGGTAATCGTGTAGGGACGGCGCCGAGATCGACCAATTTTTTGATTTGGTGGGATGCTGATTTGAGCCGGGAACTTTTAAACAGTAACTATATTGAAAAATATAAAAATGGGAAAATAGAACGAATCTTTACGGCGATTGGAGCATCATCGATCAATGGAACTAAAAGTACACCTAACCTGAGCGCGGATATCTTTGGCGATTGGCGTGAAGAATTGATCCTCCGTGCAGATGACAACCAAAGCCTACGTATTTATACAACAACGATCCCTACAACGCAAAGGGCGTATACGTTGATGCATGATCCACAGTATCGCTTGAGTATAGCATGGCAGAATGTAGGTTATAATCAACCCCCACATACTGGTTATTACCTTGGTGTAGGTATGGATCGTCCAGTTAGCCCAAATATACAATTGGTAAAGCCTGCCCGCACAAAATAG
- a CDS encoding glycoside hydrolase family 28 protein: MMKKFFRFLLLLTSIAILSNAHAQGKFPDGTAISKWFETVKSTEIETLGKKFIVTDFGVASDSTIVQTAKIQQVIDKAYTSGGGVVIVPKGVYLSGSLFFKPNTHLHLEEGAVLKGSDDIADFALAETRMEGQTVKYFLALVNADQVDGFTISGKGTLDGNGLRYWRSFWLRRQFNPQCTNMDEMRPRLLYVSNSKDVQVSGIRLINSPFWTSHYYKCENLKLIGLHISAPKEPVKAPSSDAIDLDVCRNVLIKDCYLSVNDDAIALKGGKGPKSDKDPNNGPNSNIIIENCFFGFCHSALTCGSESIHSYNVIFRNNTLDKARKLLQLKMRPDTPQEYENILIENIKGNVNSMLFIKPWTQFFDLKGEKDIKMSYAKNIVLRNIDLDCDIVFDVLNSEQYVLSDFTFQNLHVRAAKNPVIHKEYVKNFVLNQVTVNSKKQ, translated from the coding sequence ATGATGAAAAAATTCTTTCGATTTTTACTCCTGCTTACATCAATTGCGATCTTGTCCAATGCACATGCGCAAGGCAAGTTTCCGGACGGAACAGCAATCTCAAAATGGTTTGAGACTGTAAAATCGACTGAGATCGAAACGCTCGGAAAGAAATTTATCGTCACAGATTTTGGTGTTGCGTCAGATAGCACCATCGTGCAAACTGCCAAAATTCAACAGGTTATTGATAAGGCCTATACCAGCGGTGGAGGTGTAGTCATAGTGCCTAAAGGTGTCTACCTGAGTGGATCCTTATTTTTTAAACCTAATACACATTTACACCTTGAAGAAGGAGCTGTACTGAAAGGAAGCGATGATATTGCGGATTTTGCGCTAGCGGAGACTAGGATGGAAGGGCAAACAGTGAAGTATTTTTTGGCGCTTGTCAATGCAGACCAGGTGGATGGATTTACAATTTCGGGTAAAGGTACACTCGATGGAAACGGGTTACGCTACTGGCGATCCTTCTGGCTTAGGAGACAGTTTAATCCACAATGCACAAATATGGACGAGATGCGTCCACGTTTACTTTATGTGTCCAACAGCAAGGATGTACAGGTTTCCGGCATTCGCTTGATCAATTCACCTTTTTGGACCTCACATTATTATAAATGTGAAAATCTCAAATTGATCGGTTTGCACATTTCGGCACCAAAGGAACCTGTGAAAGCACCTAGTTCAGATGCGATTGATTTGGATGTCTGCCGCAATGTATTGATTAAAGATTGTTACTTATCCGTTAATGATGACGCCATTGCATTAAAAGGTGGTAAAGGGCCAAAGTCTGATAAAGATCCTAACAATGGCCCCAATTCAAATATTATTATTGAGAACTGTTTCTTTGGTTTTTGTCATAGTGCACTGACTTGTGGTAGTGAATCTATTCATAGTTACAATGTGATTTTTAGGAACAATACCTTAGATAAAGCACGTAAGCTACTGCAATTAAAAATGCGCCCCGATACACCTCAGGAATATGAAAACATTCTGATCGAAAATATTAAGGGAAATGTCAATAGTATGTTGTTTATCAAACCTTGGACTCAGTTTTTTGATTTGAAAGGCGAGAAAGATATCAAAATGTCTTATGCAAAAAATATTGTTTTGCGCAATATTGACCTAGATTGCGACATCGTATTTGATGTACTCAACTCGGAGCAATATGTACTGTCAGATTTTACATTTCAAAATCTGCATGTCCGCGCCGCCAAAAATCCCGTGATTCATAAGGAATATGTTAAAAACTTTGTCCTGAATCAGGTGACTGTTAACAGTAAAAAGCAATAA